A region of the Roseiflexus sp. RS-1 genome:
AGATTTAGCGATCGGCAGCAGCGTCGGCGCGACAATCCCCGCGTCGCTTCCCCTGGCCAGGAGATTTAGCTCCACGGCTGGTTCGGCATACCAGACCTGACTCTCCATCTTCATAAGCGTCGGAGCGGGGCGGCACGAGCGCAGGGGGCAACCCTACAGCATACTCTTCAACTCTTCGGCGGCTTTGCGCGTCATGCCCGGCACGGCGGCGAGTTCATCGACGGTGGCGTTGCGAATGCCTTCGAGTGACCCAAAGCGCTTCAGCAGCAACTGTCGCCGCTTCGGACCGATGCCAGGGATTTCTTCGAGCCGCGACGATGTCGCCGATTTGCTGCGCAGTTTGCGGTGGTAGTCTTTTGCGAAACGGTCGGCTTCTTCGTCGATCATGCGGATAAGGCGCAACGCAGCGCTGTCGCGTTCAAGCACGATGACATCACTCGCACCGGGGAGCAGCAGGTCGAAGCGATCACGGTTCGGTCCTTTGACCACCCCAACCACAGGAATGTGGTCGAAGCGCAGATCGCGCAGCGCCTGGATCGCTCCGTTCAGTTGTCCGACGCCGCCATCGATCAGGATCAGATCGGGCAGTTCCGCCCAGGTTTCCTGGCGTTCAATGTCGGCGTGCGACCCCGGCGTGTCGGTCTTCTCCGCTTCTTCCTGGTCGTCCGCTTCCGCCGGACCGTTGACGCTGCCGTTCATCCTTTGCGCTTCCGATTGCTGTTCTTCTTCCCCGATGACCATCGCAGCGCGACGGAAGCGGCGGCGCAGGATTTCCTGGATCGACGCGACATCGTTGGCGCCCTGAACGGTTTTGATCCTGAATTTGCGGTAGCGGCTCTTCTTTGGCTCGCCGCGCTCGAAGACGACCATTGCTCCGACGGCGTGGCTTCCCTGGATGTTCGAGACATCGAAGCATTCGATGCGCGTCGGCAGTGCGCTCAAGCCAAGCAGATCGCGCACCTCGCTCAACCCTGCCACGGCGCGTTGCTCGCTGTTGAGCCATTGCAACCGCAGTTCTTCGAGTTTCTGGCGCGCGTTCTGTTCCGCCAGTTCGACGAGACGACGCTTTTCGCCGCGCTGTGGCGTGTGCAGTGTGATTTTGCGCCCCGCTTTCTGCGCCAGCCATTGCTCGATCACTGCCGGTTCATCGAGCGGCATCGGCAACAGTAACGCTGCGGGGAGTTCAGCAGCCGTATCGTAGAACTGGGTCAGGAATGAGGCAAGCAGGTCTTCGTTGCGCTCCCCTTCGGCATTTTGCAGCGGAAACGATTCGGCGCTGATCAGTTTCCCGGCGCGAATGCACAAGACCTGAACGACCGCCATCCCTTCCTCGCGCGCCAGGCCAATGACGTCCTGATCGGCATCGTCGTGGCGCAGCACCTGCTGGCGCTGGCTGATCAACTCGATGTCGCGGATGCTGTCGCGCAACCGGGCGGCGCGCTCGAAATCGAGCCGTTCCGCCGCTTCTTCCATCTGGCGGCGCAACGTTTTCACCACCAGGTCGCTCTTCCCTTCCAGAAAACGACACACCGACTCAATGGTGGCGCGGTATTCTTCCTGGTTCACCAGCCCCGGCACGCACGGACCCAGGCATCGCTTGATGTCGTAGTACAGGCATGGCTTACCCATCCGCCGATGGCGGTTGAACTTGTCGTCGGGGCAGCGCGACGGCGGGCGAAAGGCGAACAGCCGGTTGAGCTGGTCGAGCGTGCGGTAGACCGCTCCAGCGCTGGAGTAGGGTCCGAAGTAGCGCGCGCCCTCTTCCCAGCGCGGGTTGCGCGTGGCAAAGATGCGGGGCCAGGTTTCGTGCAACGTTACTTTGATGTACGGGTAACTCTTGTCGTCCTTCAACAGCACATTGAAGCGCGGACGGTGCTGCTTGATGAGGGTCATTTCGAGCAACAGCGCTTCGAGTTCGGTGGACGTGACGATCACCTGAAAATCGGCGATCTGTTCGACCAGTCGTGCCGTCTTCCCATAAGGATCGCCAGTCTGGTTGAAGTAGGATCGCATCCGATCGCGCAGACGCTTGCTCTTGCCAACGTAGATGATCTTCCCCTGGGCGTTCTTCCAGAGATAGACGCCGGGCGCGAGCGGAACAGCGCGCAACCGTTCTTCGAAGGCGGTCGGATCCGCGATTGCGGTATGCGTCAGGTCAGGCATACCTGTATTATACCATTCTGGAACCTTCCGCTTCACCCGGAAAAAGTGGTACAATCGGGGATGCACCTCTGTTCATTCAGAATGATCGTCACTATCACGGAAGGACGGAGCCATGTCTAGCGACCTCAAACGCCGCAGTCGCACCATTACCGATGGGCGCACCCGCGCCGGGGCGCGCGCCATGCTCAAGGCAATCGGCTTCACCGACGAAGACCTGGCAAAACCGATCATCGGCATCGCCAATACCTGGATCGAGACGATGCCATGCAACATCAACCTGCGCGCGCTGGCGGCGCGGGTCAAGGAAGGCGTGCGCGCCGCCGGCGGCACGCCGATGGAGTTCAACACCGTCGCTATCGCCGATGGCGTCACCATGGGTACGGAAGGGATGAAGGCGTCGCTGATCAGCCGCGACCTGATTGCCGACTCGATCGAACTGATGGGGCGCGGGTATATGTTCGACGCGATCATCGCGCTGGTGGCATGCGACAAAACGATCCCCGGAGCAGCGATGGGATTGACGCGCCTGAACATCCCCGGCTTCCTGCTCTACGGCGGATCGATTGCTCCCGGTCACTGGCGCGGCAAAGAGATCACCATCCAGCATGTGTACGAAGCGATCGGTGCAGTTGCCGCCGGTAAGATGACCGACGAAGAACTGAAAGAGATCGAAGATGCCGCGTGCCCCGGTCCGGGAGCATGCGGAGGTCAGTACACTGCCAACACGATGGCAACCGTGATGGAAATTATCGGTCTCTCGCCGATGGGGACGGCTGCGGTGCCGGCTGCCGACCCGCGCAAAGATTCGGTTGGATACCGCGCCGGGCAGTTGATTATGGATGTGCTGCGACGCGATCTGAAGCCGCGCGATATTCTGACACGGGCGGCATTCGAGAATGCGATCGCCAGCGTGGCGTTGACCGGCGGCTCGACCAACGCGGTACTCCATCTGCTGGCGCTGGCGCGTGAGGCGGGCGTGCCGCTAACGCTCGACGATTTCGACGCGATCAGTCGTCGTACACCGCTCTGCTGCGACCTGATGCCGAGCGGGAAGTACTCTGCCATTCACGTCGATCAGGCGGGCGGCATTCAGGTGATTGCGAGACGCCTGGTCGACGGCGGTTTCGCGCACGGCGATGCGATCACCGTCACTGGTCGCACCCTGGCGGAAGAGGCGGCGGATGCTGTCGAAACGCCAGGTCAGGATGTGATCCGTCCCCTCGATAATCCGATCAAGCCGACAGGCGGGTTGCTGGTGCTGCGCGGCAATCTGGCGCCCGAAGGATCGGTGGTCAAACTGTTCGGTTATGAGCGCACCTACCACCGCGGTCCGGCGCGCGTCTTCGATGGCGAAGAGGCGGCAATGGCCGCTATCGTCGGCGGTGAAATTCGACCGGACGATATTGTGATTATTCGCTATGAAGGTCCGCGCGGCGGTCCTGGCATGCGCGAGATGCTCGGCGTTACTTCCGCGATTGTCGGCGCCGGACTTGGGCAGTCGGTCTCGCTCATTACTGATGGACGCTTCAGCGGCGCGACGCGCGGTGTGATGATCGGACACGTGGCGCCGGAGGCGGCGCGAGGCGGACCGCTTGCGATTGTGCAGGAGGGGGATGAGATCGAGATCAATCTCGACGAGCGCCGTGTTGATCTGCTGCTGTCAGAAGAAGAGATTGCCGACCGGTTGCTCGCCTGGCAGCCGCCAGCGCCGCGTTATGAGTGGGGCGTGATGGCGCGCTACGGTGCGCTGGTGTCGTCAGCGTCCGAAGGCGCCGTGCTGGTGACACCATGAACAGCCTGGGTCAATGAACAGTCGCCTTCGACGGATGGCGGTCGGTGCGAGGTGGTATTCGCTTGCGCGCCGACCTTTTCATTGCCTGCATGACACACCCGGCTTTCTCCGACTCTGAACTGCTACTTTGCCCTTCTCCCGTCGGCGTCAACCGGCGGGTCTGCATCCAGGGAGTTGTCCATGTCCTTCCCCACCGATTTTACCGGCTTACTCGAATGGCGCTGCATCGGACCGTTCCGCGGCGGGCGGGTCGTCGCGGTCGCGGGAGATCCGCGCGACATTGGAACGTTCTACTTCGGTGCGTGCGCCGGCGGAGTCTGGAAGAGCGTCGATGGCGGGATGTACTGGGAGTGCGTCTCAGATGGGTTTTTCAACACGGCTGCAATCGGCGCGCTGGCGGTTTCCGATTCCGATCCGAATGTTCTGTACGCTGGCACAGGTGAAACAACGATCCGGATCGATGTATCGCATGGCGACGGTGTGTACAAAAGTGTCGATGCTGGCAAAACCTGGAAACACGTCGGACTGACCGACACCCGCTTCATCGGCAAGATTCGCATTCACCCGCACAACCCGGATATTGTCTGGGTTGCAGCGCTCGGGCACGCCTTCGGACCCAACGATGAACGTGGCGTCTTCAAGAGCATCGATGGCGGGGCGACGTGGCGCAGGGTGTTGTTCAAAAGCGACAAAGCTGGCGCGGTCGATCTGTCGCTCGATCCGAACAACCCGCGTTTCCTGTATGCTGCCGTCTGGGAGGCGTACCGCTCGTTCTGGCAGATCTCTTCCGGTGGACCAGACAGTGGTTTGTGGATGAGCAGCGATGGCGGTGAGACCTGGACGGATATCACTGATCGACCGGGGTTGCCGAAAGGGTTGAAGGGCAAAATGGCGGTGGCTGCATCACCGGCGCGATCCGGGCGCGTCTGGGTGTTGATCGAGCACGCAAAAGAAGGCGGGCTCTACCGATCCGACAACTACGGCGACACGTGGGAAAAAGTTTCCGATAATCAGAACCTGATCTCGCGCGCCTGGTACTACATGCACCTCACCCCTGATCCGCTCGATTCGGAGACGATCTGGGTGAACAATCTCAGTCTATGGAAATCGACCGATGGCGGACGCACGTTCGTTGAAGTTGCAACGCCGCATGGCGATAACCACGATCTCTGGATCGACCCACGCAACAACCGTCGCATGATCCAGGGGAATGATGGCGGCGCATGCGTATCGTTCAACGGCGGCGAGTCCTGGTCCACGATCTACAACCAGCCGACGGCGCAGTTCTACCACCTGGCAGTGGACAATCGCAAACCCTACGTGGTCTACGGCACTCAGCAGGATAACTCAAGCATCGCTGTACCGGCTCGATCGCGGCACGGCGGCATTTTGTGGGGCGATTGCTGGATCGCCGGGACGGGAGAGAGCGGCTATATCGCAGTGCGCCCCGACAACCCAGATATCGTGTACGTCGGCGCGATCGGGTCATCGCCCGGCGGCGGCAACTGTTTGCAGCGGTATGATCATCGCGTTCGCCAGATTCGCCTGATCACCACGTGGCCCGAATATATGGGCGGCTACGGTGCTATCGACCATACATACCGTTTCGCCTGGACCTACCCCATCGTCATTTCACCGCACGATCCCAATACACTCTACATCGGCGGCAACATGATCTTCCGCACCACCGACGAAGGACAAAACTGGGAGGCGATCAGCCCCGATCTGACGCGCGCCGACCCGGCAACGCTGCAACCGACCGGCGGACCGATCAACCGCGACTCGATCGGCGCCGAGGTGTATGCGACGGTCTTCGCGTTCATCGAGTCGCCGCACGAACGGGGCGTCTTCTGGGCTGGCTCCGACGACGGACTGATCCATCTTTCGCGTGATGGCGGACTGACCTGGCAGAATGTCACGCCGCCAGAACTGCCCGAATGGACGCTGATCAGTTGCATCGAGCCGTCACCCTTCGATGCGGCGACGGTGTACGTCGCGGCGACGCGCTACAAACTCGACGACTATCATCCGTACCTGTACAAAACCACCGATTACGGCGCAACCTGGCAACGAATCGACGCCGGTATTCCGGCGCACGATTTTACGCGCGTCATCCGCGCCGACCCTGTGCGTCGCGGGTTGCTCGTCGCCGGGACGGAAACCGGTCTGTATCTCTCGTTCGACGATGGCGCGTCGTGGATGCGC
Encoded here:
- the ilvD gene encoding dihydroxy-acid dehydratase codes for the protein MSSDLKRRSRTITDGRTRAGARAMLKAIGFTDEDLAKPIIGIANTWIETMPCNINLRALAARVKEGVRAAGGTPMEFNTVAIADGVTMGTEGMKASLISRDLIADSIELMGRGYMFDAIIALVACDKTIPGAAMGLTRLNIPGFLLYGGSIAPGHWRGKEITIQHVYEAIGAVAAGKMTDEELKEIEDAACPGPGACGGQYTANTMATVMEIIGLSPMGTAAVPAADPRKDSVGYRAGQLIMDVLRRDLKPRDILTRAAFENAIASVALTGGSTNAVLHLLALAREAGVPLTLDDFDAISRRTPLCCDLMPSGKYSAIHVDQAGGIQVIARRLVDGGFAHGDAITVTGRTLAEEAADAVETPGQDVIRPLDNPIKPTGGLLVLRGNLAPEGSVVKLFGYERTYHRGPARVFDGEEAAMAAIVGGEIRPDDIVIIRYEGPRGGPGMREMLGVTSAIVGAGLGQSVSLITDGRFSGATRGVMIGHVAPEAARGGPLAIVQEGDEIEINLDERRVDLLLSEEEIADRLLAWQPPAPRYEWGVMARYGALVSSASEGAVLVTP
- the uvrC gene encoding excinuclease ABC subunit UvrC, giving the protein MPDLTHTAIADPTAFEERLRAVPLAPGVYLWKNAQGKIIYVGKSKRLRDRMRSYFNQTGDPYGKTARLVEQIADFQVIVTSTELEALLLEMTLIKQHRPRFNVLLKDDKSYPYIKVTLHETWPRIFATRNPRWEEGARYFGPYSSAGAVYRTLDQLNRLFAFRPPSRCPDDKFNRHRRMGKPCLYYDIKRCLGPCVPGLVNQEEYRATIESVCRFLEGKSDLVVKTLRRQMEEAAERLDFERAARLRDSIRDIELISQRQQVLRHDDADQDVIGLAREEGMAVVQVLCIRAGKLISAESFPLQNAEGERNEDLLASFLTQFYDTAAELPAALLLPMPLDEPAVIEQWLAQKAGRKITLHTPQRGEKRRLVELAEQNARQKLEELRLQWLNSEQRAVAGLSEVRDLLGLSALPTRIECFDVSNIQGSHAVGAMVVFERGEPKKSRYRKFRIKTVQGANDVASIQEILRRRFRRAAMVIGEEEQQSEAQRMNGSVNGPAEADDQEEAEKTDTPGSHADIERQETWAELPDLILIDGGVGQLNGAIQALRDLRFDHIPVVGVVKGPNRDRFDLLLPGASDVIVLERDSAALRLIRMIDEEADRFAKDYHRKLRSKSATSSRLEEIPGIGPKRRQLLLKRFGSLEGIRNATVDELAAVPGMTRKAAEELKSML
- a CDS encoding VPS10 domain-containing protein, yielding MSFPTDFTGLLEWRCIGPFRGGRVVAVAGDPRDIGTFYFGACAGGVWKSVDGGMYWECVSDGFFNTAAIGALAVSDSDPNVLYAGTGETTIRIDVSHGDGVYKSVDAGKTWKHVGLTDTRFIGKIRIHPHNPDIVWVAALGHAFGPNDERGVFKSIDGGATWRRVLFKSDKAGAVDLSLDPNNPRFLYAAVWEAYRSFWQISSGGPDSGLWMSSDGGETWTDITDRPGLPKGLKGKMAVAASPARSGRVWVLIEHAKEGGLYRSDNYGDTWEKVSDNQNLISRAWYYMHLTPDPLDSETIWVNNLSLWKSTDGGRTFVEVATPHGDNHDLWIDPRNNRRMIQGNDGGACVSFNGGESWSTIYNQPTAQFYHLAVDNRKPYVVYGTQQDNSSIAVPARSRHGGILWGDCWIAGTGESGYIAVRPDNPDIVYVGAIGSSPGGGNCLQRYDHRVRQIRLITTWPEYMGGYGAIDHTYRFAWTYPIVISPHDPNTLYIGGNMIFRTTDEGQNWEAISPDLTRADPATLQPTGGPINRDSIGAEVYATVFAFIESPHERGVFWAGSDDGLIHLSRDGGLTWQNVTPPELPEWTLISCIEPSPFDAATVYVAATRYKLDDYHPYLYKTTDYGATWQRIDAGIPAHDFTRVIRADPVRRGLLVAGTETGLYLSFDDGASWMRFMLNLPVAPVHEILIKDSDLIVGTHGRSIWILDDITPLRAMTADILDAPVHLFAPRTSERILPGIDWSGNNPGKEYLSSTGGAFINEKQPDGAIKRRYLDVGQNPPKGVIVTYYLKETPAEAITLSFFDARGELVRRFRSKPPESADGEKKKDDKEPKIPAKAGWNRFVWDMRHAPAPRIEGKDPPADMVIEGPFVAPGAFRVTLKAGDAETAQEFVIVQDPQSTATQEDLEAQHDLAMRIHQTLSTVVQTINRMRDLRAQLDGWAKRAETLPDGAPVAAQAKALRERVLEIEQHLLVPDLRPGWADNLNHGVRLLEKLMNVAEVVQPGDYRPTSAAEAAFQDLAARIAVQTAHFEALIESDLPALNAAIAGAGFGAIMLPVPST